In one window of Deltaproteobacteria bacterium DNA:
- a CDS encoding DGQHR domain-containing protein, which produces MIPVPAIRVRQFGVDFYQAVLTGTDVQKLVRFEVLSYDAGVVDAGMSQGKGKKKRAAAINWELLEKRIARSAEAYQRPVIRKKIVELIEYYNQCAEAGNLPAIPGAVLLVSEKRLDFNALGGNRALGILHVPTEAGMLRALDGQHRLLALHQLAETRPIGDVQVPAVIFDRLAPDQAVEMFVTINAKHTKLNPSHLISLAGRRLYPDKTLATSHDIIRALSEDAGSPLHGEIKLFGVGKGRVAQAPLAEELKNIFTSVQALGGRDADRFLDHAKRFFLNYFKQISHVFAAAWHGRKYSIKTGMALRAFLRVVPDVIAAVKANRRDPADANAIREVIAPWGETIGDSRFETEAEWRQKLAGGTSSTVDQLARELRGALRR; this is translated from the coding sequence ATGATTCCTGTTCCCGCGATCCGTGTCCGGCAGTTCGGCGTCGACTTCTACCAGGCCGTCCTCACCGGCACCGACGTGCAGAAGCTCGTCCGCTTCGAGGTGCTCTCCTACGACGCCGGCGTCGTCGACGCCGGGATGTCCCAGGGGAAAGGCAAGAAGAAGCGAGCCGCCGCCATCAATTGGGAGCTGCTCGAGAAGCGCATCGCGCGGAGCGCCGAGGCCTACCAGCGCCCCGTCATCCGGAAGAAGATCGTCGAGCTGATCGAGTACTACAACCAGTGCGCCGAAGCGGGGAACCTGCCCGCCATCCCCGGCGCCGTGCTCCTCGTCTCCGAGAAACGGCTCGATTTCAACGCGCTCGGCGGGAACCGCGCCCTCGGCATCCTCCACGTCCCGACCGAGGCGGGCATGCTGCGCGCCCTCGACGGCCAGCACCGCCTGCTCGCGCTGCACCAGCTCGCCGAGACGCGGCCGATCGGCGACGTCCAGGTGCCGGCGGTCATCTTCGACCGGCTCGCGCCCGACCAGGCCGTCGAGATGTTCGTCACCATCAACGCCAAGCATACGAAGCTGAACCCGTCGCACCTGATCAGCCTCGCGGGTCGGCGGCTCTATCCCGACAAGACCCTCGCGACCAGCCACGACATCATCCGCGCGCTCTCCGAGGACGCGGGCTCGCCGCTCCACGGCGAGATCAAGCTCTTCGGGGTCGGCAAAGGCCGGGTCGCACAGGCGCCGCTCGCCGAGGAGCTCAAGAACATCTTCACCTCGGTGCAGGCGCTCGGCGGCCGCGACGCCGACCGCTTCCTCGATCACGCCAAGCGCTTCTTCCTGAACTACTTCAAGCAGATCTCGCACGTCTTCGCGGCGGCGTGGCACGGCCGCAAGTACTCGATCAAGACCGGTATGGCGCTGCGGGCCTTCCTGCGTGTCGTGCCGGACGTGATCGCGGCCGTGAAGGCGAATCGCCGTGACCCGGCCGACGCCAACGCGATCCGCGAGGTCATCGCGCCCTGGGGCGAGACGATCGGCGACTCGCGCTTCGAGACCGAAGCCGAGTGGCGCCAGAAGCTCGCCGGCGGGACGAGCAGCACCGTCGACCAGCTCGCGCGCGAGCTGCGAGGAGCCTTGCGGCGTTGA
- the era gene encoding GTPase Era, whose product MSDPAPRDHRAGFIALVGRPNVGKSTLLNQVVGTTLAAVANKPQTTRNRIVGILNRPRAQLVFVDTPGIHHAKTPMNARLVTTARQALGDADVVVLVLDASAGITGADRHVAGDVQGRPHTVIALTKIDLVSKSALLPACTDAQALLSNAELVPVSGKTGDNVERLCEVLTAKLPVGPPLYPPDQVTEQSERFLAAEIVREKVIAQTRDEVPYTTAVVVEAFREEPGRNLVVVTASIIVERDSQKGIIIGERGQRVRDIGRAARLSLEQCFGCRIYLELHVKVVPEWSKNPRMLGELGI is encoded by the coding sequence TTGAGCGACCCTGCACCACGGGACCACCGGGCGGGCTTCATCGCGCTCGTCGGACGTCCGAACGTCGGGAAGTCCACGTTGTTGAACCAGGTCGTCGGCACGACGCTCGCCGCCGTCGCCAACAAGCCGCAGACGACCCGGAACCGGATCGTCGGCATCCTGAACCGCCCGCGGGCGCAGCTCGTCTTCGTGGACACGCCCGGCATCCACCACGCGAAGACGCCGATGAACGCCCGCCTCGTCACCACCGCGCGCCAGGCGCTCGGCGATGCCGACGTGGTCGTGCTCGTCCTCGATGCCTCGGCCGGAATCACCGGGGCCGACCGCCACGTCGCCGGCGACGTCCAGGGACGGCCCCACACGGTGATCGCGCTCACCAAGATCGATCTCGTCTCCAAGAGCGCGCTCCTCCCGGCGTGCACGGACGCTCAGGCCCTCCTGTCGAACGCCGAGCTCGTCCCGGTGAGCGGCAAGACCGGCGACAACGTGGAGCGCCTGTGCGAGGTGCTGACGGCGAAGCTCCCCGTCGGGCCGCCGCTCTACCCGCCGGATCAGGTCACCGAGCAGAGCGAGCGCTTCCTCGCCGCCGAAATCGTCCGCGAGAAGGTCATCGCCCAGACGCGCGACGAGGTGCCTTACACGACGGCCGTCGTCGTCGAGGCGTTCCGGGAAGAGCCCGGCCGCAACCTCGTCGTCGTCACCGCCAGCATCATCGTCGAACGCGACAGCCAGAAGGGGATCATCATCGGCGAGCGCGGCCAGCGCGTCCGCGACATCGGCAGAGCCGCGCGCCTCTCGCTGGAGCAGTGCTTCGGCTGCCGGATCTACCTCGAGCTGCACGTGAAGGTGGTACCGGAGTGGAGCAAGAACCCGAGGATGCTCGGTGAGCTCGGGATCTGA
- the der gene encoding ribosome biogenesis GTPase Der: MPRPRRDADGAPRNGRAARTAPGGAGSEQRPPRAPRPERAPRREIAPGSVEAQALPRVVLAGRPNAGKSSLFNRLLRRRKAVVDPTPGVTRDVVEAVATFGDRAVLLVDTGGFEGDHRTAAVATPSADRLDRAVRDTSLSAVEHAALVVYVLDGKSGLSAADEAAAAELRRRSVPVLFVVNKLDSPGRLAQGSEFYRLGADELIPVSAAHGHGIPELVDRILAATPVASVDGETGAAVDAIRVAIIGRPNAGKSSLVNRLLGYERAIVDATAGTTRDALDTLLDVGGTRYVLVDTAGIRRRSKVHDPLERSSVGSAIKALGRADVAVLVIDAVEGLTTQDQRLAALAWNEGRGLVLVVNKWDLRRDEKPKAYLENLARLMPTLEGFPMLTISARTGAGVETVLPAVKRVAAAHAAELQTARLNQVLMEAFRAKEAPAVRGRRPRIYYATQVGRRPPTVVVFSSIPASIHPSYHRYLSNQIASAFRLKGTPLRVSFRARH, encoded by the coding sequence GTGCCGCGGCCGCGGCGCGACGCCGACGGCGCGCCACGGAATGGCCGCGCCGCGCGGACGGCGCCCGGCGGGGCGGGGTCGGAACAGCGGCCGCCGCGCGCTCCGCGTCCCGAGCGCGCTCCGCGGCGCGAGATCGCGCCCGGCAGCGTCGAGGCGCAGGCGCTCCCGCGGGTCGTGCTCGCGGGCCGCCCCAACGCCGGGAAGTCGTCGCTCTTCAATCGTCTCCTCCGCCGCAGGAAGGCCGTCGTCGACCCGACGCCGGGGGTCACGCGCGACGTCGTCGAGGCCGTCGCCACTTTCGGCGACCGCGCCGTGCTGCTCGTCGACACCGGAGGCTTCGAGGGCGACCACCGCACCGCCGCCGTCGCCACGCCGAGCGCGGATCGCCTCGACCGGGCCGTCCGCGACACGAGCCTCTCCGCGGTCGAGCACGCGGCCCTCGTCGTCTACGTACTCGACGGCAAGTCCGGGCTTTCCGCCGCCGACGAGGCGGCCGCCGCCGAGCTCCGCCGGCGGAGCGTTCCGGTGCTCTTCGTCGTCAACAAGCTCGACTCGCCGGGCCGGCTCGCGCAGGGCTCGGAGTTCTACCGGCTCGGGGCCGACGAGCTGATCCCCGTCTCCGCCGCGCACGGCCACGGCATCCCGGAGCTCGTCGATCGCATCCTCGCGGCGACCCCGGTCGCGTCCGTGGACGGAGAGACGGGCGCCGCCGTCGACGCCATCCGCGTCGCGATCATCGGCCGGCCGAACGCGGGCAAGTCGTCGCTCGTGAACCGCCTCCTCGGCTACGAGCGCGCCATCGTCGACGCCACCGCCGGGACCACGCGCGACGCGCTCGACACGTTGCTCGACGTGGGCGGCACGCGCTACGTGCTCGTCGACACCGCGGGCATCCGCCGCCGCAGCAAGGTCCACGACCCGCTCGAGCGCTCGTCGGTCGGGAGCGCCATCAAGGCGCTCGGCCGCGCCGACGTGGCCGTGTTGGTGATCGATGCCGTCGAAGGGCTCACCACCCAGGACCAGAGGCTCGCCGCGCTGGCGTGGAACGAGGGCCGGGGGCTCGTCCTCGTCGTCAACAAGTGGGACCTCCGCCGCGACGAGAAGCCCAAAGCCTACCTCGAGAACCTCGCGCGCCTCATGCCGACGCTCGAGGGCTTCCCGATGCTGACGATCTCCGCCAGGACCGGCGCCGGCGTCGAGACGGTGCTGCCGGCAGTGAAGCGCGTCGCCGCGGCGCACGCGGCCGAGCTCCAGACCGCGCGCCTCAACCAGGTGCTGATGGAGGCGTTCCGGGCGAAAGAGGCGCCGGCGGTGCGGGGACGCCGCCCACGCATCTACTATGCGACCCAGGTGGGACGCCGACCCCCGACGGTCGTCGTCTTTTCCAGTATCCCCGCAAGCATCCATCCGAGCTACCATCGCTACCTTTCGAACCAGATCGCGAGCGCGTTCCGTTTGAAGGGCACCCCCCTCCGCGTGAGCTTCCGGGCTCGGCACTGA